Proteins encoded in a region of the Tripterygium wilfordii isolate XIE 37 chromosome 21, ASM1340144v1, whole genome shotgun sequence genome:
- the LOC119988891 gene encoding uncharacterized protein LOC119988891, with product MGSNLVPIPITPKKRDPAWKHCQLFKNGEKVQMRCIYCSKMFKGGGIHRIKEHLACLKGNGSTCLSVPPDVRLLMQQNFDKVVVKKRKKEEIEEETTNLNLTSCENDAFAHQSNVNSGLQLVGSPKTFDPGSSSLLPCEERTNNRSGDDGKKRRIVKNSATPANAENFVAIGDNRAKSHIHMAIGRFLYDIGAPLDAVNSAYFHPMLEAIASGGLGVEAPSYHDIRGWILKNSVEEVKNDVGKYTTAWASTGCSVLVDQWITDMGRILLNFSVYSPEATVFLKSVDVSDIINSSDALYELLKQVVEEVGVRHVLQVITNGEEVYMLAGARLTETFPGLYCVPCAAHCLDLILDDFAKVSWMSSTIEKARSITRFVYNHSAVLNMVRKYTSGNDIVEPGDTSISTNFTTLKRLVYVKQNLQSMVTSQEWMDCPYSKKPEGLDMLDLISNQNFWSSCMLITRVTNPLLRVLKIVGSKKRPAMGYIYAGMYRAKETIKKEFVKREDYMHYWNIINRWWERLCLPIHAAGFYFNPKYFYSTEGDMHNEILSRMLDCIERLVPDINIQDKILKELNSYKKAVGDFGRKMAIRARDALHPDEWWSTYGGGCPNLARLAIRILSQTCSSIRFKQNKIHFEQIYGTRNCLERQRLMDLMFVQCNFQLRQMIDKSKQHDSWDPISIDCISLLEDWVMGKDVCLGGYGSVDWPELNTPSPNAMLLAAENDEFEEIGAGFDDYEILNRTKAGEEDIVDINLVG from the exons ATGGGTTCTAATTTGGTACCCATACCGATAACACCCAAAAAACGTGACCCAGCATGGAAGCATTGTCAATTGTTCAAAAATGGGGAAAAGGTGCAGATGAGGTGCATATATTGTAGCAAAATGTTTAAGGGCGGTGGGATTCACAGGATTAAGGAACATCTTGCATGTCTTAAAGGTAATGGCTCTACTTGTCTGAGTGTTCCGCCTGATGTTCGTCTTCTGATGCAACAAAATTTTGATAAGGTTGTAgttaagaaaaggaagaaggaagagattGAGGAAGAGACGACCAATTTAAACCTTACTTCTTGTGAGAATGATGCATTTGCCCATCAAAGTAATGTTAATTCTGGACTCCAACTGGTTGGATCGCCCAAGACATTTGATCCCGGTTCGAGTTCGTTACTTCCTTGTGAAGAAAGAACAAATAATAGAAGTGGAGATGAtgggaagaagaggagaataGTTAAAAACTCTGCTACACCTGCCAATGCTGAGAACTTTGTAGCAATAGGGGATAATAGGGCAAAGAGTCATATTCATATGGCAATTGGAAGATTCTTATACGACATTGGTGCACCACTGGACGCAGTAAACTCGGCCTATTTCCATCCAATGCTTGAGGCTATTGCTTCAGGAGGGTTGGGGGTTGAAGCACCATCATATCATGACATCAGAGGTTGGATATTGAAGAATTCAGTTGAAGAAGTGAAGAATGATGTTGGCAAGTACACAACAGCTTGGGCAAGTACTGGTTGTTCTGTTTTGGTTGACCAATGGATCACTGACATGGGTAGAATCCTGCTTAATTTTTCCGTGTATTCTCCTGAAGCTACCGTGTTTCTGAAGTCTGTAGATGTATCTGACATCATCAATTCATCGGATGCTTTATATGAATTACTTAAGCAAGTGGTGGAGGAAGTTGGAGTAAGACATGTGCTGCAAGTGATTACTAATGGGGAAGAGGTGTATATGCTTGCAGGGGCGAGGCTCACTGAAACTTTCCCTGGCCTGTATTGTGTTCCTTGTGCAGCTCACTGTTTGGATTTGATACTTGATGATTTTGCAAAAGTTAGTTGGATGAGTTCCACAATTGAAAAGGCTAGGTCCATTACAAGATTTGTCTACAATCATAGTGCGGTTCTGAATATGGTCAGAAAATACACTTCAGGCAATGATATTGTTGAACCAGGAGACACAAGCATTTCTACGAACTTTACCACATTAAAACGACTGgtttatgttaaacaaaatTTGCAGTCCATGGTTACTTCACAAGAGTGGATGGACTGCCCATATTCAAAGAAACCTGAGGGACTGGATATGTTGGATTTGATTAGTAATCAGAATTTTTGGTCTTCTTGCATGCTAATTACCCGTGTAACAAATCCTCTCTTGCGCGTTCTGAAAATTGTTGGCAGCAAGAAAAGACCTGCGATGGGATATATTTATGCAGGAATGTATAGAGCAAAAGAAACCATTAAGAAAGAATTCGTCAAGAGAGAGGATTACATGCATTACTGGAACATTATTAATCGCTGGTGGGAGAGGTTGTGTCTTCCTATTCATGCTGCAGGTTTCTATTTTAACCCAAAGTATTTTTATAGCACTGAAGGAGACATGCATAATGAGATACTTTCGAGAATGCTTGACTGCATAGAAAGATTGGTCCCTGATATAAATATCCAAGATAAAATCTTGAAGGAGCTAAACTCGTACAAAAAAGCAGTTGGAGATTTTGGGAGGAAGATGGCAATTAGAGCGAGAGACGCTCTGCACCCTG ATGAATGGTGGTCAACATATGGAGGAGGCTGTCCAAACTTGGCCCGTCTGGCCATCCGTATCCTTAGTCAAACTTGCAGTTCAATCAGGTTCAAGCAGAATAAAATACATTTTGAACAAATATATGGCACAAGGAATTGTCTAGAGCGACAACGGCTCATGGACCTTATGTTTGTTCAGTGCAACTTCCAACTGAGACAAAT GATTGATAAGAGCAAACAACATGATTCCTGGGACCCCATATCAATTGACTGCATCAGTCTTTTGGAAGATTGGGTCATGGGGAAGGACGTATGCTTGGGAGGCTATGGGAGTGTAGATTGGCCAGAACTTAATACACCCTCTCCTAATGCAATGCTCTTAGCAGCTGAAAATGATGAATTTGAAGAGATAGGAGCAG GATTTGATGATTATGAGATTTTAAATAGAACAAAAGCTGGAGAGGAGGATATTGTTGACATCAATCTAGTAGGCTAG
- the LOC119988893 gene encoding thaumatin-like protein, giving the protein MPTPSHFFFSFVICLPICLSLTDGIQLIIVNNCKESVWPGILGNDGHPTLAEGGFHLSNGEQTVIEVPERWSGRIWPRQGCCFDQSGKGSCQTRDCAGRLQCRGIGGVPPATIVEMTLGTANSALHYYDVSLVDGFNVPVSMVPVGGGVGCGVAACEANLNICCPSTLAVKRQEKVVGCKSACLAAKSDKYCCTGEFANPKRCKPTIFAHFFNVICPRAYSFAYDDASGLKTCRASQYLITFCPPH; this is encoded by the exons ATGCCAACTCCCTCacatttcttcttctctttcgtCATTTGTCTTCCCATATGCCTCTCCTTAAcag ATGGCATACAACTCATAATAGTAAACAATTGCAAGGAGAGTGTATGGCCTGGAATTCTTGGCAATGATGGCCACCCAACTCTGGCCGAAGGCGGGTTCCATCTCTCCAATGGCGAACAAACAGTCATTGAAGTTCCTGAAAGATGGTCAGGCAGAATCTGGCCTAGGCAAGGCTGCTGTTTCGACCAATCTGGCAAAGGCTCGTGCCAAACCAGGGACTGCGCTGGACGTCTACAATGTAGAGGCATTGGCGGTGTACCTCCAGCCACCATTGTAGAAATGACTCTTGGGACTGCAAACTCAGCCTTGCATTATTATGATGTGAGTTTGGTTGATGGGTTTAATGTTCCGGTCTCAATGGTGCCTGTCGGTGGTGGCGTGGGGTGTGGAGTTGCAGCGTGCGAGGCGAACTTGAACATTTGTTGCCCCTCCACATTGGCAGTTAAGCGACAGGAGAAGGTTGTGGGATGCAAGAGTGCATGTTTGGCCGCAAAATCTGATAAATATTGTTGCACTGGGGAGTTTGCAAATCCTAAACGTTGCAAGCCTACGATTTTCGCTCATTTTTTCAATGTCATCTGTCCCAGGGCTTATAGTTTTGCATACGATGATGCTTCCGGGCTTAAGACGTGCAGGGCTTCTCAGTATTTAATCACTTTCTGCCCTCCTCACTGA
- the LOC119988892 gene encoding L-type lectin-domain containing receptor kinase S.4, which translates to MAKTETLILFWVFIYLSNPAFSQLDELFFNGFNDAGDQISLNGVAEIDSNGILRLTNYTSRVVGHAFYSPQIKFKNSSDAKSFSFSTAFAFAISPQYPKLGGHGFAFTVSPQKGLPDALPSQFLGLLNATDMGNFSNHIFAVEFDTVKDYEFGDINDNHVGIDINGLKSNKSVPATYLLDNSTKQELNLTGGKVIQAWIDYDGIKNRLDVRLSPFSTKPRSPILSCDVDLSPILKDSMYVGFSSSTGLLAASHYILGWSFKMNGEAKSLSLSSLPSLPGPKKNHTALILGLTVSACVVIILVVTLSFFLVKKIKNADVVEEWEFQVGPHRYSYQELKKATRGFRDKELLGFGGFGKVYKGTLPNSKTQIAVKRFSNESKQGLTEFVSEIESIGRLRHRNLVQLLGWCRRRGDLLLVYDFMPNGSLDKFLFGEPKFVLSWEQRFNIIKGVASGLLYLHEEWEQTVIHRDIKAGNVLLDGDLTGRLGDFGLAKLYERGSNPTTTRVVGTLGYLAPELTRTGKPTTSSDVFAFGALLLEVLCGRRPIEPKALPEELILVDWVWDRWNIGAILDVVDPRLNGEFDELEAVVVLKLGLMCSNNAPEARPSMRQVVRYLDGEAALPEVVAPPSDAYDTKMSNSKGSTCESGGSGGGECGDYVHSYPVCNVWRSTGSLKDVDVETGLASSSFFTTSQ; encoded by the coding sequence ATGGCCAAAACCGAAACACTCATCCTCTTCTGGGTTTTCATTTATCTTTCAAACCCAGCTTTTTCTCAGCTTGATGAGCTTTTTTTCAATGGATTCAATGATGCAGGTGACCAGATCAGCTTAAATGGTGTTGCGGAGATTGATAGTAATGGCATACTGCGTTTAACAAACTACACAAGTCGGGTAGTTGGTCATGCTTTCTATTCACCACAAATCAAGTTCAAGAACTCCAGCGATGCCAAATCTTTCTCCTTCTCCactgcttttgcttttgctaTATCTCCTCAGTATCCGAAACTTGGCGGTCATGGCTTTGCCTTCACTGTCTCCCCCCAAAAAGGACTTCCAGATGCTCTTCCAAGCCAGTTCTTGGGCCTACTAAATGCAACTGATATGGGAAACTTCTCAAATCACATTTTTGCTGTTGAATTTGATACGGTGAAAGATTACGAGTTTGGTGATATCAATGATAACCATGTTGGTATAGACATCAATGGTTTGAAATCAAATAAATCTGTTCCTGCCACGTATCTTCTCGATAATTCGACAAAGCAGGAACTGAATTTGACGGGTGGTAAGGTTATTCAAGCGTGGATAGACTATGATGGGATCAAGAATCGATTGGATGTCAGGCTGTCACCATTTTCTACCAAACCCAGATCCCCAATATTGTCCTGTGATGTTGATCTCTCTCCAATTCTCAAGGATTCTATGTATGTTGGATTCTCTTCTTCAACAGGTTTGCTTGCAGCCTCACATTATATATTGGGTTGGAGTTTCAAGATGAATGGAGAAGCCAAGTCCTTGTCTTtgtcttctcttccttcccttcctGGTCCTAAAAAGAACCACACAGCTTTGATTCTTGGTCTCACTGTTTCAGCTTGTGTTGTGATAATCTTGGTTgttactttatctttttttctagTCAAGAAAATCAAGAACGCGGATGTTGTCGAAGAGTGGGAGTTTCAGGTTGGTCCTCACAGATACTCTTATCAAGAGCTCAAGAAAGCAACAAGAGGGTTTAGGGACAAAGAGCTACTTGGGTTTGGTGGTTTTGGCAAAGTATACAAAGGAACTCTACCAAACTCAAAGACACAAATTGCTGTTAAGCGATTCTCAAACGAATCAAAACAAGGGTTGACAGAATTTGTATCTGAGATTGAAAGCATAGGCCGGCTTCGCCACAGGAATCTAGTTCAGCTTCTGGGATGGTGTCGGCGGCGAGGTGATTTACTACTTGTCTATGATTTCATGCCTAATGGAAGTTTGGACAAGTTTCTTTTCGGTGAGCCTAAATTTGTGCTAAGTTGGGAACAAAGGTTCAACATCATCAAAGGAGTTGCTTCGGGACTTCTTTACTTACATGAAGAATGGGAACAGACTGTGATTCATAGAGATATCAAGGCAGGCAATGTGTTGTTAGATGGTGAtctaactggaagacttggtgACTTTGGTCTAGCAAAGCTCTACGAGCGTGGCTCGAACCCTACCACCACCAGAGTTGTAGGCACATTGGGATATCTAGCACCGGAGCTAACGCGAACCGGCAAGCCAACTACAAGTTCAGATGTGTTTGCTTTTGGTGCACTCTTGCTTGAAGTGCTGTGTGGGAGAAGACCAATTGAGCCCAAGGCTCTGCCCGAGGAGCTAATCTTGGTGGACTGGGTGTGGGATAGGTGGAATATTGGTGCAATTCTAGATGTGGTGGATCCAAGATTGAATGGAGAGTTTGATGAACTTGAGGCTGTTGTGGTCTTGAAACTAGGCCTAATGTGTTCTAACAATGCCCCTGAAGCTAGGCCTAGCATGAGGCAGGTGGTTAGGTACTTGGACGGGGAAGCGGCTTTGCCGGAGGTGGTGGCGCCGCCATCGGATGCTTATGATACCAAAATGAGTAACAGCAAAGGAAGTACTTGTGAGAGTGGTggcagtggtggtggtgaatGTGGGGACTATGTGCATTCATATCCAGTATGCAATGTTTGGAGAAGTACAGGGTCGTTAAAGGATGTTGATGTTGAAACTGGCTTAGCTTCATCTTCATTCTTCACTACTTCCCAGTAG
- the LOC119989193 gene encoding ribulose bisphosphate carboxylase/oxygenase activase, chloroplastic isoform X1: MAAAVSTVGAVNRVPLSLNGSSTGASVPTSSFLGGSLKKVSSRIPNSKIASGNGKVFAEYDEQKQTPKDRWAGLVTDQSDDQQDITRGKGMVDSLFQAPQNSGTHYAVMSSYEYLSTGLRQFNLDNNMDGFYIAPAFMDKLVVHITKNFMTLPNIKVPLILGIWGGKGQGKSFQCELVFAKMGINPIMMSAGELESGNAGEPAKLIRQRYREAADIIRKGKMCCLFINDLDAGAGRLGGTTQYTVNNQMVNATLMNIADNPTNVQLPGMYNKEENPRVPIIVTGNDFSTLYAPLIRDGRMEKFYWAPNREDRVGVCTGIFRTDNIAKEDIAKIVDTFPGQSIDFFGALRARVYDDEVRKWVSEVGVNGIGKKLVNSKEGPPEFEQPKMTLEKLLEYGNMLVQEQENVKRVQLADKYLSDAALGDANEDAIKSGTFYGKAAQQVGFPVPEGCTDRSADNFDPTARSDDGSCHYPI; encoded by the exons ATGGCTGCTGCAGTTTCCACTGTTGGAGCTGTCAACAGAGTACCG CTGAGCTTAAATGGGTCAAGCACTGGAGCTTCAGTTCCAACATCATCCTTCTTGGGCGGCAGCTTGAAGAAAGTGAGCTCAAGAATCCCAAACTCAAAGATAGCATCTGGGAATGGCAAGGTTTTTGCGGAGTATGATGAGCAGAAGCAGACCCCTAAGGACAGATGGGCAGGACTTGTCACTGATCAATCTGATGATCAGCAAGACATTACCAGAGGAAAGGGTATGGTGGACTCACTCTTCCAAGCCCCCCAGAATAGTGGAACTCACTATGCTGTCATGAGCTCTTATGAATACCTCAGTACCGGTCTCCGCCA ATTCAACTTGGACAACAACATGGACGGATTTTACATTGCTCCTGCCTTCATGGACAAGCTTGTTGTTCACATCACCAAGAACTTCATGACCCTGCCTAATATCAAG GTTCCTCTTATCCTGGGTATTTGGGGAGGCAAAGGTCAAGGGAAATCCTTCCAGTGTGAGCTTGTTTTTGCCAAGATGGGGATTAA CCCTATCATGATGAGTGCTGGAGAGCTGGAAAGTGGAAACGCTGGAGAACCAGCTAAGCTGATCAGGCAAAGATACCGTGAAGCAGCAGACATAATCAGAAAGGGAAAGATGTGCTGCCTCTTCATCAATGATCTCGACGCAGGAGCTGGTCGTCTTGGTGGAACCACACAATATACTGTCAACAACCAGATGGTTAATGCCACTCTCATGAACATTGCTGATAACCCAACAAATGTCCAGCTCCCCGGTATGTACAACAAGGAGGAGAATCCCCGTGTCCCCATTATTGTCACTGGTAATGACTTCTCTACATTGTATGCTCCTCTTATCCGTGATGGTCGTATGGAGAAGTTCTACTGGGCTCCTAATAGAGAGGATCGTGTTGGTGTGTGCACCGGTATTTTCAGGACTGACAATATTGCTAAGGAAGACATTGCCAAGATTGTTGACACCTTCCCAGGCCAATCAATCG ATTTCTTTGGTGCCCTGAGGGCCAGAGTTTATGATGATGAGGTAAGGAAGTGGGTCTCAGAGGTTGGTGTTAATGGCATTGGAAAGAAGCTTGTGAACTCAAAGGAAGGACCTCCAGAGTTTGAGCAACCAAAGATGACCCTGGAGAAGCTCCTTGAGTATGGAAACATGCTTGTCCAAGAGCAAGAGAACGTGAAGAGAGTGCAGTTGGCTGACAAGTACTTGAGCGATGCCGCTCTTGGTGATGCCAATGAAGATGCTATCAAAAGTGGAACTTTCTACG GCAAGGCAGCCCAGCAAGTGGGTTTTCCAGTACCAGAAGGTTGCACCGATCGTAGCGCAGATAACTTTGACCCAACGGCTAGGAGTGATGATGGAAGCTGCCATTACCCAATTTAG
- the LOC119989193 gene encoding ribulose bisphosphate carboxylase/oxygenase activase 1, chloroplastic isoform X2 produces MVDSLFQAPQNSGTHYAVMSSYEYLSTGLRQFNLDNNMDGFYIAPAFMDKLVVHITKNFMTLPNIKVPLILGIWGGKGQGKSFQCELVFAKMGINPIMMSAGELESGNAGEPAKLIRQRYREAADIIRKGKMCCLFINDLDAGAGRLGGTTQYTVNNQMVNATLMNIADNPTNVQLPGMYNKEENPRVPIIVTGNDFSTLYAPLIRDGRMEKFYWAPNREDRVGVCTGIFRTDNIAKEDIAKIVDTFPGQSIDFFGALRARVYDDEVRKWVSEVGVNGIGKKLVNSKEGPPEFEQPKMTLEKLLEYGNMLVQEQENVKRVQLADKYLSDAALGDANEDAIKSGTFYGKAAQQVGFPVPEGCTDRSADNFDPTARSDDGSCHYPI; encoded by the exons ATGGTGGACTCACTCTTCCAAGCCCCCCAGAATAGTGGAACTCACTATGCTGTCATGAGCTCTTATGAATACCTCAGTACCGGTCTCCGCCA ATTCAACTTGGACAACAACATGGACGGATTTTACATTGCTCCTGCCTTCATGGACAAGCTTGTTGTTCACATCACCAAGAACTTCATGACCCTGCCTAATATCAAG GTTCCTCTTATCCTGGGTATTTGGGGAGGCAAAGGTCAAGGGAAATCCTTCCAGTGTGAGCTTGTTTTTGCCAAGATGGGGATTAA CCCTATCATGATGAGTGCTGGAGAGCTGGAAAGTGGAAACGCTGGAGAACCAGCTAAGCTGATCAGGCAAAGATACCGTGAAGCAGCAGACATAATCAGAAAGGGAAAGATGTGCTGCCTCTTCATCAATGATCTCGACGCAGGAGCTGGTCGTCTTGGTGGAACCACACAATATACTGTCAACAACCAGATGGTTAATGCCACTCTCATGAACATTGCTGATAACCCAACAAATGTCCAGCTCCCCGGTATGTACAACAAGGAGGAGAATCCCCGTGTCCCCATTATTGTCACTGGTAATGACTTCTCTACATTGTATGCTCCTCTTATCCGTGATGGTCGTATGGAGAAGTTCTACTGGGCTCCTAATAGAGAGGATCGTGTTGGTGTGTGCACCGGTATTTTCAGGACTGACAATATTGCTAAGGAAGACATTGCCAAGATTGTTGACACCTTCCCAGGCCAATCAATCG ATTTCTTTGGTGCCCTGAGGGCCAGAGTTTATGATGATGAGGTAAGGAAGTGGGTCTCAGAGGTTGGTGTTAATGGCATTGGAAAGAAGCTTGTGAACTCAAAGGAAGGACCTCCAGAGTTTGAGCAACCAAAGATGACCCTGGAGAAGCTCCTTGAGTATGGAAACATGCTTGTCCAAGAGCAAGAGAACGTGAAGAGAGTGCAGTTGGCTGACAAGTACTTGAGCGATGCCGCTCTTGGTGATGCCAATGAAGATGCTATCAAAAGTGGAACTTTCTACG GCAAGGCAGCCCAGCAAGTGGGTTTTCCAGTACCAGAAGGTTGCACCGATCGTAGCGCAGATAACTTTGACCCAACGGCTAGGAGTGATGATGGAAGCTGCCATTACCCAATTTAG
- the LOC119989195 gene encoding uncharacterized protein LOC119989195, which yields MFDQKQSPLTVYHFLQVANLQEEIEILGNQMAYMTVGISSYGGTQSIINPNHESQFLLQHNVLDTNYHENQPTGMPTHRGYTTGNQVSSNDMIAELLPLSPWEDLNFLCNSNLNTLERLFQGVDQEICAHYQCLDTCGNATDEVSPSCS from the coding sequence ATGTTTGACCAGAAACAAAGTCCACTCACAGTTTACCATTTCTTGCAGGTTGCCAATTTACAAGAGGAAATTGAAATACTCGGGAACCAAATGGCTTATATGACAGTTGGCATCTCAAGCTACGGAGGaacccaatcaattatcaacCCCAATCACGAGTCACAATTTTTGTTGCAACATAATGTCCTGGACACAAACTATCATGAGAATCAACCTACAGGAATGCCAACCCATAGAGGATATACAACTGGAAACCAAGTTTCCAGTAATGATATGATTGCGGAGCTTTTGCCTCTGAGTCCATGGGAAGACCTAAACTTTCTTTGCAACTCTAACCTAAATACTTTGGAAAGACTCTTTCAAGGAGTGGATCAAGAGATCTGTGCACATTATCAATGCTTGGATACCTGTGGAAATGCCACAGACGAGGTAAGCCCAAGCTGCTCCTAA